A segment of the Triticum urartu cultivar G1812 chromosome 1, Tu2.1, whole genome shotgun sequence genome:
catggtgggttgtctcattgcagccatccttaggaactgagttctgtgtttgtgatccatgaacagttactaccacacattgggctccgggcgctccaagctctctcgacttattaatcaacctgatctctgtccaggagttgcaactagtttctggtgtttgtaggtagtgttagtagtctaccaggtggcacccggtacaggtgggcttgggacagactaggcacagtggcccggtgtaccaagtggcatccggatggtgggcttgggaaccctgtacacatcgtttggggtcgtgagcgacaccccggccggatctccttgcggatggaacccgaataggcgataaacctgacctagagacttgttggttagtcaggtcatggccgactccctcaccaggcttccgcttgaaggttgcgagatacacgacgtgtacatggtggtaagtggcgagagcgtgtgtgaagaagtacacccctgcagggttatcattatctattcaaatagccggattcctcggatatggaaacttggaccccttgcataattcatagacaagtgaaagtggatactctaaaactcgcaagataagcgtgagtgctatggatggcgttctcgcagggagacgggagcggatacatggtgtattggtatggtgaatttgtggactcgtgtgcgccacctcaaaagagttacttgcagtcatagttcaggttagccactgagtcaaagctggcttgctgcagttaaactccaccaccccctttgttgataccgatgcatatgtagttagttctgatgtaagtcttgctgggtatatttgtactcacgtttgcttactttatgttttgcagagacgttagtctcgctagtagttccgtgtggacttcgacgtttagcttgatacctcagctacgatcttgtgccctcggcaggatctggtagatagtcaggcttctcagcctttttcatttatagatgtctgtactcagacatgttaagcttccgcatgtgctttgattgtatgctatgattgttgggtcaggagacccatgtttgtaatatctcgctcctcggagcctaatgaataaatactttgagtcgtagagttttgttgtgatgtcatgttgtatttacacatatcgagcatattgtgtgtatgattgaaatacttggtatgtgtgggatccgacaacctagttgtttatccctggtagcctctcttatagggaaatgtagtcttatgcttccatgagccatagtagtccgctacagcccggttcaccggagtcctgctagcccatcactactgctccggaacacttgactggccggcatgtgattcacttcgttcctgtgtctgtcccttcggggaaatgtcacgcgctgacatccggagtcctgcctagcctgctacagcccgggttcccggagtcctgttagcctagtgctacagcctggattcgcatgctgctgaccgacatgctcgatattgattcatgtatgcttgtccccgTAAGTTGGTgtcactttgggttcacgactagtcatgtcggcccgggttctctgtcatatggatgctagcgacactatcatatacgtgagccaaaaggcgcaaacggtcccggaccatggtaaggcgacacccgtgggaataccgtgcgtggggccgcaaagtgatatgaggtgttaccggctagatcgtcCGAATGCGGGTTACCTCGGGGGTAAAGCCCCGAGTCGGGGTTTGAAAGACCGCCTCCACTTTACTCCTATGCCATGGCCGACCGATTCGAACGTTTAAGAGTGCTAAGCCTTCGGCTTTGTCCGTCAGAGGTACTACACCGGCTGACCCGGGAGTAACAATCACAGCGGTGCTCCCTTTGTCCGTTAGCCGAATGATTGGGAATGTAACAGGTAAGCACACGAGCAGGACAACCCGGTTGGCAAAAATCTTAAGTCTAATCGATGCATATTTTGGCTTGAAAGACAATGTTAACTATCTTCTCCATTGCTGTGTCGTTCGTTGGAAGGTCCCTTCAAATTTGAATGTTCAGTGGTTATCGGcgtccttaattaattaattactcCGCGTAATAACAATTTCCTGGCAATTAAAGAATAGTCATAAATAAAATCAATTTAAACGGCTTTTCTGGATGGGTCGGAGGGAATCCAGAACCCTAGAGCCGTGTACAGCTCCTCCCCCTCTCTGCATAAGGCGGTTTGCCTAATTATACGTTTCCTTCCACTATAAGTGCGCGACACCTCCCGGCCGGCCCAGCTCACAtccgcctctctctctctctcctcgcACCGCGTCCCCTCCCTCTCCTGTCGCGTGCGCTCGGCCAGCAAAAAGGTAACCATCCGCTTTCCCCTCCCCGATTAAATCCGCGTGCTAGCTTCCTCCAAGATTTGGGGATCTTTAGGCGTCTCGTCGCGAGCTCTCGATCGCTCCGCGCTCCCGCGGTTAGTGATTCCGGAGGCCGGCGGATCTCGCTGCTGTAATAGCGGGGGCTTGGGGGGATTTTGGTGCCCGGATTTGATGCGATTGGTTGTCGATTTCGTGTTCGTGGCTGCTGAGGAGTCGGGGTGGATGAGGCGATCTGTTTAGTTGTCGGCTGGTCAGGCTTTGGGGGGAATTTCTTATCTTGGTGATTAAAAAGATTGGGGAATTATTTTTTACGGATAGATGGTTATTCTCGCGATCTGCTCTGCTAGAACTCCGTATATAGCTTAAATTGACGCGATTCGTTCGCGTATGGGAGAACTTGGTCTCGTAGAGTCGGGGAAATGGTTAGATTCGTCGATTTGTCGCACTATGCGCATCTCGGATTCCTGTAATCCTCGGACAGTTTCGTCTCTGTTCATCTGTTTCCTGAGAGGTCTGTAGATCTGTTGAACTGCTTCGTTTTGGTCCATGAAGTTACTAGGTCTCGGCTAGGCGTGAGGGTACCTGATTTGCTTCGGTCCTGCATATATCGCTTTCACTTGTTATTTGTTTCTCAACATTTAATCATCATTTATTGAATGGCATGTGATGGATGTTGTGATTTTGTGCAGCTTCCACATAAAGGCCAACAAGAGAAACCATAATCTGTTGGGTGCCAGTCAAACCTCAACAACAAAGTTTCATGTCTGATCTCGACGTTACTCTGCCATCTGCCTTCGGTATGCTTCCACTACATCCATGTCTGTTGCTTCTCATGAAATAAATGCTAAATTGAACATTCTGTAGTTTGATGTATATAATTTGTCACTTTGAGCTTCTCAAAGCTTCACTGTAGTAAAAATTTTTTGGAAATTTGTGTGTAGTCACCTGATCATCCTATCCTAAACAAGGGTTTGGTGTTCAATTGCTCATCGTGACCTTGTATGTACATGAGCTCTGCCTACATCTTCTCTGACATGGTTTCTTCCTTTGTAGATCCTTTTGCTGAGGCAAATGCTGAGGATGCTGGTGCAGGCCCCGGCGCAAAAGATTATGTGCATGTGCGCATCCAGCAGCGCAACGGCAGGAAGAGTCTgaccactgtccagggcctgaaGAAGGAGTTCAGCTACAACAAGATCCTCAAGGATCTCAAGAAAGAATTCTGCTGCAATGGCACAGTAGTCCAGGATCCAGAGCTAGGCCAGGTACGATCTCAGATACTTTAACTTACTTCCAGCTAGTTCTCAATTCTCTCCCGGTGTTGGTATACTGACTAGATAATTCATCTTCTGCAGGTCATTCAGCTTCAGGGTGATCAGCGTAAGAATGTTGCTACTTTCCTAGTCCAGGTATCTTCGACATCCAACAAGATGAACACCATTCATCATTCTGTTAACGTTTCTGTGCATAATCACTTGTCCCCTTTCTCCTCTGCTAGGCTGGGATTGCGAAGAAGGAGCTCATCAAGATCCACGGCTTCTAAGCCGAAGCCGCCTCCGATAAATGCCCGAACCGCCAGCCGGTTCTACTCTATATTGAAGACTTAAGGCATCTATATTGCCGCCCGCTTGTTGAACCGGTTTCTTGCTTGATGCAAGTTGTGTTGTCACCTGGTTATTATGCTGCTGCTGTACCAGCATATCAGTATGGTTTGTCTAAGATGTTGCCGACTAAATAAAAATCCGTATCGTTTGGCTATGACTCTCATTTTGGTCCCAACTTTCGTTTCCTTTCGTTGTCGTGATTGTGGATGCTTGTTTGGTTGTTCGTCTGATGAGCCTAATGTGCTGCACGCTGGTCGCTGATGTGTGGCCCGTGTCGTCTTGGCGGACCCGTAGTCGGCAGAAGCATCCGGCACGAACCAAATCTGTAGCTCGTCAGACAAGGACGAGTCGTCTGACACCACACCGCTTGGGCCTTCCACTATGTGGGCTAAAAGAGGTGTCAAAACCAGTTTTCCCTCATTTGGCACCGATGCCTTCCATAGCCCAGCCGGTGCCATAAAAATATTCCAGGGAGCCGGAGCAAGTAGCTGCTCCGGTGCCCACTTCAAGCACTACAATAAAATATACTGAAGTATAACTGCCATCTCTACAGGAGCATTCCTACCCAACCACCACCGAGCAACATCATTCAATCCATACCAAACAGCATTCAAGTTACAGCAAACCAGAGCACTCAAATTTTCAGATGACCGTTGCACTGCAATAGAAAAATCTGCCCGTTTGGAGAATATGTCTATAAAATATACAGAACAAGCTCATAGAAGCACAAGAAGATCTTGGAAAAACTCTCCCCCAAAACATGGAGCACTCATCTTCTCAAAGCTTCACAAGCATGATGAACTCCTCCTTCCCACCTTCAGATGCACAGAGCCCAAATAACCTACAAAATCCACAGAGCCCAGTTAGTTTGCAGTACAATTCTAGTTTCCATCCCCATCATCCACACATGAATTATCTACCCACACAATATATTCCCAGTTTCCAGCATCAACACCCACACCATGCAAATTTATATGCTCAAGGAGGTTACCAGCAAGTTCCATCCATACCTCCAGGCTACCATGGTGTTGCTTCCCAAGGTAACATGGGGCAGTACCCTCCAGGAGCATTTGGAGCAGGCTCAAGTAGCAGTCCAGCTTCTCCTGCTGGATGCATACCTTTTCTTGGATCTGCTAGAGGCACTAGTTCAAGAGGAGATGAGAACAGTCCAGTTGGATTTAGTTCTCCCATGTCACCTGCATATCAAGTGGATGAAGATCTGGCTGTCAATAATCAAGATGGCAGTGATAGTAGTCCTGATGAGATTCAGAAAAAAGGAAAAGGCAAGAACTGGAGTAAGCGTGAGGATGAACTTCTCATAGCAGCTTGGGTGCACAATTCATGTGATCCGATTGATGGAAACTCCAAAAGGGCAGAGACCTATTGGAAGGAAGTCGCAGCAGAGTACAACAAATATGCAACGAAAGAGCAGAAGAAAACAGTTGGGCAATGCAAGAACCACtggaccaagaccacaaagaagGCTACAAAGTTCAATGGTATCTACAATGTTGAAAAAAGTACATGGCCTAGTGGGAGCGATGACAAGCAACTTATGGAGAGGGTACGTGCCAAATACATGAGTGTTGCCAAGACAAAAAGACCCTTTCCATATGAGCACTGGTGGGAGTACGTGAGGAAAGAGGCTAAATGGAGAAGGTCTTATTCAGTTGAAGAGATGAACAAAAGAAACAAGTTGAATGCATCAGGAGCTTATAGTTCTCCAACCCAGGCAATAGATGAGGAAGGTGAACTTCAACGACCCCCGGGACGCAACACTTCAAAAGACGCAAAAGATAAACAGAAGTCATCAAGCAGGTCTAAATGCTCTGGAAGCTTGACAAGTGAGAGTGTGGACAAATTTAATGAGATTCAACTAAGAAAATCAATTGCTGCAGAGAAAATGGCCGACGCCACCCTTATTCAAGCACAAGCCACAAAAGTTCAAGCAGAAGCTGAGAAAGAAAGAGTTGAAACTGAGAAGGAGAAGATAAAGGTGGAAAAACTGAGCAAATACCTTGATCTTCTTCACAAAGatacttcagcttatgatgatgCCCAAAAGAAAAGACATGAACAAGTTCACTTTGAAGTCAATCACAATGAGTATAACTTGGGATACTACCTAGTAGATGGCATTTATCCGGAATGGGCGACATTTGTGAAATCATCTATAAGTTCTACATGAATTCATCTTACTAATTTCTACCCCTTTCTACTTTAGTTTTCCAGTCGAGCATCTCCTTTGTAGTTTTCCAGTCGAGCATCTCCTTTGTAATTGTGTGATTTAGTTTACAAATTGTGGAATGAGAACATTTTATTATTATTTCTTGCTTCGAGACCAGTAGAGGCAGCGCAGTAGTAGAAAGTAGTAGATGCAGCGCAGTAGCCGCCCGTCCAGCAGTCCGGGCAGCGCTAGCCGCAACATACTGCTGGCCCGCCTCCGCCTcctgcttcctcctcctcgtccatgGAGCTCGTCCCCCGCCGCACATCACCTCCACTAGCCGCGGCGCCTCGGAGAACCTCGACAGATTCCTCCTCTCGCGCCTCCGCTCTGCCCGGACCTTGGGCCGACGAACACCTTGCCTGGAGTAGGAGATGCGTGTCGAGACGAGGAGGTGACGATGGAGATGGATCTGGTCGGAGGAGAAAGGGGATATTTTCTGGACAGAGGCGGACGAGAGGAACCCGCGCGAAGGATCGAGGAGAGGTTGGCTTGCTCAATTTTTTTATGGACGTGTGGGTCCCGCTTTCCTATGGGCTGCAAACGCACATTGTGAGGCCGGTGCCAAATTTTTTTGTAAGGGCATCGATGCCCAGTCTGCTATATTTTAGTGCACCGGGCACCGGGCACATAGTGGAAGGCCTTAGGGGACGCTTATCTCAAGGCGCGAGGTCGACACTGTAGTTAACCATGTGAAGTCACGGACCTGCAGTAGAGTCACCAGTTCTCCGAAGTCACGGACGTCAGCTACTGTCTACTGAACTCCAAATGCAGTGCCGAAGAGACCAACTGTACACGAGAGAAAACGATACGCGCCAGTTTTGTTTCTGGTCATCAGATCAACACCCAACGGTCAGGAGTGCGCCTACACCTGTTCATCTTTTTCCTCGCCCACAGTCCCTTCCGGTTACCCCTCACCCCCAGTTAAGTTCCAGACTCGCTAT
Coding sequences within it:
- the LOC125523593 gene encoding protein translation factor SUI1 homolog, with protein sequence MSDLDVTLPSAFDPFAEANAEDAGAGPGAKDYVHVRIQQRNGRKSLTTVQGLKKEFSYNKILKDLKKEFCCNGTVVQDPELGQVIQLQGDQRKNVATFLVQAGIAKKELIKIHGF